From Zingiber officinale cultivar Zhangliang chromosome 5B, Zo_v1.1, whole genome shotgun sequence, the proteins below share one genomic window:
- the LOC121986649 gene encoding uncharacterized protein Mb2734-like: MPTLLRLPVQVVCSPLLPPLGLRPVTLDLGHVSLHIRGPNPRRASRKPALLLIHGFGGNSTWQWERQIGALSRSFDLYILDLLFFDRSRSSCADRSVGYQGWCVAEAMRLLGVARYSVMGISYGGFVAFRLAEMEAESVERVAILTAGICMSPEQLRVMSAKEKRDVCELLLPQKADDLRALVNRSMYRPQVLHKVKALHIF; the protein is encoded by the coding sequence ATGCCTACTCTCCTTCGTCTCCCTGTGCAAGTTGTTTGTTCACCTCTCCTTCCTCCGCTGGGTCTCCGACCCGTCACGCTCGACCTCGGCCACGTGTCGCTGCACATCAGGGGCCCCAACCCCCGTCGTGCCAGCCGGAAGCCTGCCCTCCTCCTCATTCACGGCTTCGGCGGCAACTCAACGTGGCAATGGGAGCGCCAGATCGGGGCCCTATCCCGCTCCTTCGATCTCTATATCCTGGACCTCCTCTTCTTCGATAGATCCCGTTCCTCCTGCGCCGACCGTTCCGTGGGCTACCAGGGGTGGTGCGTCGCGGAGGCGATGCGCCTCCTCGGGGTCGCTCGGTACTCTGTGATGGGGATCAGCTACGGCGGGTTCGTGGCGTTCCGCCTGGCGGAGATGGAGGCGGAGTCAGTGGAGCGCGTGGCGATTCTCACCGCTGGAATCTGCATGTCGCCGGAGCAGTTGAGGGTGATGTCTGCAAAAGAGAAGAGAGACGTGTGCGAGCTGCTGCTGCCGCAGAAGGCGGACGATCTGAGGGCCCTCGTCAACCGGTCCATGTACCGCCCCCAAGTGCTTCACAAAGTTAAAGCACTTCACATTTTCTAA